One Mesorhizobium sp. J428 DNA segment encodes these proteins:
- a CDS encoding DUF3445 domain-containing protein — protein MTAFTSPTPYDGSSRPFTIGLKPIDPAEWIAPADNLEAMLAEKDRLNCEIPDLVFVEERGTREAQGELRDLLAAHLLECQPALYRRDGNAISVDGFRTVELADTGRAPLLAAAGLVADDLVLMRKDDNGWRLVAASLCFPSSWTLSEKFGRPLQQIHTPVPGFGEGTRTADVIQRIFDNLQPGQPVIRWNWSLQADRALYKPLSSVQRDERAAARPPRFADGAASAFIRVERQTLRKLPVSGDIVFTIRIDLDPMSALKTHPDGTRLAAGLAAQLAALDSAQVDYKGFGADRDRLIADLKQVAAG, from the coding sequence ATGACCGCCTTCACTTCCCCCACCCCCTATGACGGCTCGTCGCGCCCATTCACCATCGGCTTGAAGCCGATCGATCCCGCCGAGTGGATCGCGCCTGCCGACAACCTCGAAGCGATGCTCGCCGAGAAGGATCGCCTGAACTGCGAGATTCCAGATCTCGTCTTCGTCGAGGAGCGCGGCACGCGCGAAGCGCAGGGGGAACTGCGCGACCTGCTGGCGGCGCATCTCCTCGAATGCCAGCCCGCGCTGTATCGGCGCGACGGAAACGCGATCTCGGTCGACGGTTTCCGGACGGTGGAACTGGCCGACACCGGCCGCGCGCCACTGCTTGCCGCCGCCGGTCTCGTCGCGGACGACCTCGTGCTGATGCGCAAGGACGACAATGGCTGGAGGCTCGTCGCCGCCTCGCTGTGCTTTCCTTCGTCCTGGACCCTGTCGGAGAAATTCGGCCGGCCGCTGCAGCAGATCCACACGCCCGTCCCCGGCTTCGGCGAAGGCACGCGGACGGCGGACGTGATCCAGCGCATCTTCGACAATCTCCAGCCGGGCCAGCCCGTGATCCGCTGGAACTGGTCGCTGCAGGCCGACCGCGCGCTCTACAAGCCGCTCTCCTCGGTCCAGCGCGACGAGCGCGCCGCGGCAAGACCTCCGCGCTTCGCCGACGGCGCCGCGTCGGCCTTCATCCGGGTCGAACGCCAGACGCTGCGCAAGCTGCCCGTTTCAGGCGACATCGTCTTCACGATCCGCATCGACCTCGACCCGATGTCGGCGCTGAAGACGCACCCGGACGGCACCCGTCTGGCGGCCGGCCTCGCCGCGCAGCTTGCGGCGCTCGACAGTGCACAGGTCGACTACAAGGGTTTCGGCGCCGATCGCGACCGCCTGATCGCGGATCTGAAACAAGTCGCCGCCGGGTAA
- a CDS encoding homospermidine synthase produces the protein MAEKNWPIYGEISGPVVMIGFGSIGRGTLPLIERHFKFDKARMTVVDPSGENRKLLDERGIAVVTEHVTKDNYKKLLTPLLTKGGGQGFCVNLSVDTGSVDLMRLCRKLGVLYIDTVVEPWLGFYFDAEADNASRTNYALRETLLEEKRKQPGGPTAVSTCGANPGMVSWFVKQALVNLGKDIGLDFEQPATSDREGWARLMKKVGVKGVHIAERDTQRTKRPKPLNVFWNTWSVEGFISEGLQPAELGWGTHEKWMPKNAREQKHGSKAAIFLEQPGANTRVRTWCPTPGPQYGFLVTHNEAISIADFFTVTNKKGKVTYRPTCHYAYHPCNDAVLSLHEMFGAAGKAQPVHHVLDENELVDGVDELGVLLYGHSLNAYWCGSQLSLAEARKLAPNQNATGLQVTSAVLAGMVWALENPNAGIVEADEMDFQRCLEVQTPYLGPVKGYYTDWTPLADRPGLFPEDIDEKDPWQFRNILVR, from the coding sequence ATGGCGGAAAAGAACTGGCCGATCTACGGCGAAATCAGCGGGCCCGTGGTGATGATCGGCTTCGGATCGATCGGCCGGGGCACGCTGCCGTTGATCGAGCGCCATTTCAAGTTCGACAAGGCGCGCATGACGGTCGTCGACCCGTCCGGGGAGAACCGCAAGCTGCTCGACGAGCGCGGCATCGCCGTCGTGACCGAACACGTCACCAAGGACAACTACAAGAAGCTGTTGACTCCGCTGCTGACAAAGGGCGGTGGCCAGGGCTTCTGCGTCAACCTCTCCGTCGATACCGGATCGGTCGACCTCATGCGTCTGTGCCGCAAGCTCGGTGTCCTCTACATCGACACGGTCGTGGAGCCTTGGCTCGGCTTCTACTTCGACGCGGAAGCCGACAATGCCAGCCGCACCAACTATGCGCTGCGCGAGACGCTGCTGGAGGAGAAGCGCAAGCAACCCGGCGGTCCGACGGCGGTTTCGACCTGCGGCGCCAATCCCGGCATGGTGTCGTGGTTCGTCAAGCAGGCGCTGGTCAATCTCGGCAAGGACATCGGCCTCGACTTCGAACAGCCCGCGACCTCGGATCGCGAAGGCTGGGCCAGGCTGATGAAGAAGGTCGGCGTCAAGGGCGTCCACATCGCCGAGCGCGACACGCAGCGCACCAAGAGGCCCAAGCCTCTCAACGTGTTCTGGAATACGTGGTCGGTCGAAGGGTTCATCTCCGAGGGGCTGCAGCCGGCCGAGCTTGGCTGGGGAACCCATGAGAAGTGGATGCCGAAGAACGCGCGCGAACAGAAGCACGGGTCCAAGGCGGCGATCTTCCTGGAGCAACCGGGCGCCAACACACGCGTGCGCACCTGGTGCCCGACGCCGGGACCGCAATACGGTTTTCTCGTCACCCACAACGAGGCGATCTCGATCGCCGATTTCTTCACCGTGACCAACAAGAAGGGCAAGGTGACCTACCGGCCGACCTGCCACTACGCCTACCATCCCTGCAACGACGCCGTGCTGTCGCTGCACGAGATGTTCGGAGCGGCCGGCAAGGCGCAGCCCGTCCATCACGTGCTGGACGAGAACGAACTCGTCGACGGCGTGGATGAACTGGGCGTGCTGCTCTACGGTCATAGCCTCAACGCCTACTGGTGCGGCTCGCAGCTCTCGCTCGCGGAAGCGCGCAAGCTTGCCCCCAACCAGAACGCGACCGGTTTGCAGGTCACCTCGGCCGTGCTCGCGGGCATGGTCTGGGCGCTCGAGAACCCGAATGCCGGCATCGTCGAGGCTGACGAGATGGATTTCCAGCGCTGCCTGGAGGTCCAGACGCCCTACCTCGGGCCGGTGAAGGGCTACTACACCGACTGGACCCCGCTCGCCGACCGTCCCGGCCTTTTCCCGGAGGATATCGACGAGAAGGATCCCTGGCAGTTCCGCAACATTCTGGTGCGGTAA